One segment of Thermosynechococcus sp. HN-54 DNA contains the following:
- a CDS encoding ABC transporter ATP-binding protein, giving the protein MATFRSILGYYRAYRGIAIASITAASLCELVDLLVPYAIGQILNLLSQQPLDPPIAAIAHTLQTWTGWNNPFAVNLTVLGAIVFLATVVRAPIQPWLGVWFHWWIALAARRDHSRKAVEKILTLPLEFFEENNPGRIANRVSKGISNHTWSYPEIAGQLIPKLVRVLGIGVIVWWLDWPIALGLLISFTVILVLTLRTLRRIIQKEEILDSHIESTESRTSEIITNIKTVKAFATEARELARQQQRLDREFKMVIDRIHRGYMHLITWQGTVVQFCLFSLLGFSLAATIAGRVSIGHFITIYTLASMAYAEITPLSQVSEVFARRYASILRFHEFMELPPGRDAIDLEQQEIPSLKFSGKVDFQYVWFSYTPGRPILRDINLLIEPCQTVALVGRSGSGKSTLIKLLFRYFQPDHGQIRIDGQDIQTLDVRAYRRRLAIVHQEVDVFNGTLWDNLTYANPEVSADAVYEACAIARVDEFVHQLPLGYRTIVGERGLRLSGGQRQRLGIARALLADPDVLIFDEATSSLDYESEREIQLALRSITGTRTMIVIAHRLSTVRDAHQIVVLDQGTIREQGDHETLLAQGGLYAHLYSIQRDRAPHA; this is encoded by the coding sequence ATGGCTACGTTTCGCTCCATTCTGGGTTACTATCGCGCCTATCGGGGGATAGCGATCGCCAGTATTACTGCCGCCAGTCTCTGCGAACTGGTGGATTTGCTTGTGCCCTATGCCATTGGCCAAATTCTGAATCTGCTGTCGCAACAACCCCTTGACCCGCCAATTGCGGCGATCGCCCATACGCTCCAAACATGGACGGGCTGGAACAACCCGTTTGCTGTCAACCTCACCGTTCTGGGCGCGATTGTCTTTTTGGCCACTGTGGTGCGTGCCCCGATTCAACCGTGGCTGGGGGTATGGTTCCACTGGTGGATTGCCCTAGCTGCTCGTCGCGATCACAGTCGCAAAGCGGTGGAGAAAATCCTCACTCTACCCCTAGAATTTTTTGAGGAAAACAACCCCGGCCGTATTGCCAACCGTGTCAGCAAAGGCATTTCCAACCATACGTGGAGCTATCCTGAAATTGCCGGTCAACTGATTCCCAAACTGGTACGGGTGCTAGGCATTGGCGTGATTGTCTGGTGGCTGGATTGGCCGATCGCCCTTGGGCTGTTGATCTCCTTTACAGTGATCTTGGTGCTGACCCTGCGCACCCTACGGCGCATTATTCAAAAAGAAGAAATCCTCGACAGCCACATCGAAAGCACAGAAAGCCGCACCTCAGAAATCATTACCAACATCAAAACCGTTAAAGCCTTTGCCACGGAAGCCCGTGAACTCGCTCGTCAACAGCAGCGCCTCGATCGCGAGTTCAAGATGGTCATTGACCGCATCCATCGCGGCTATATGCATTTGATTACTTGGCAGGGAACTGTAGTCCAGTTCTGTCTGTTTAGTTTGTTGGGGTTTTCCCTAGCGGCGACGATCGCCGGACGGGTGTCCATTGGCCACTTTATTACGATTTACACCCTTGCCAGTATGGCCTATGCCGAAATTACCCCCCTCTCGCAGGTGTCGGAGGTGTTTGCGCGCCGCTATGCCTCCATTTTGCGCTTCCATGAATTTATGGAATTGCCCCCCGGTCGCGATGCCATTGATCTAGAGCAACAGGAGATTCCCAGCCTGAAGTTTTCCGGCAAAGTGGATTTTCAGTACGTCTGGTTTAGCTATACGCCGGGGCGTCCCATTCTGCGGGATATTAACTTACTTATTGAACCCTGCCAAACGGTGGCCTTAGTAGGGCGATCGGGTTCGGGGAAATCTACCCTGATCAAGCTTCTCTTTCGCTACTTCCAGCCAGATCACGGGCAGATCCGCATTGATGGCCAAGATATTCAAACCCTTGATGTGCGCGCCTATCGCCGCCGTCTGGCCATTGTTCACCAAGAAGTCGATGTCTTTAACGGCACGCTGTGGGATAATCTCACCTATGCCAATCCTGAGGTCAGTGCCGATGCGGTCTATGAGGCCTGTGCCATTGCGCGGGTGGATGAATTTGTGCATCAGTTGCCCTTGGGCTATCGCACAATTGTTGGCGAACGGGGGTTGCGGCTTTCGGGGGGACAGCGGCAGCGGCTAGGGATTGCCCGTGCCCTCTTGGCGGATCCCGATGTACTGATTTTTGATGAAGCTACCTCAAGTCTGGATTATGAATCGGAGCGGGAAATTCAACTGGCTCTGCGCTCCATTACCGGTACACGGACGATGATTGTGATTGCCCACCGCCTAAGTACGGTTCGGGATGCCCATCAAATTGTGGTCTTGGATCAAGGCACAATCCGTGAGCAGGGAGACCATGAGACACTCCTCGCCCAAGGGGGGTTGTATGCCCATCTCTATTCCATTCAGCGCGATCGCGCCCCCCATGCCTAG
- a CDS encoding ATP-dependent helicase yields MNLLSLPASASHLLRTLRPGQREISEWQGGLLAVSAVPGAGKSHGMAVGAAIAIARQKLHQQRQLVVVTYSRSAAANIKVRIRKYLREMGLPRNGFSVQTLHSLALKIATSHPTAGLRWSGENLMSEHEQRRLCVTCVKEWARSHPDILEQLIQGCDTSPLSDVEHDGRRIALLTDILVKLAQTVISSARSMALTPHDLRQLSQQLRPQSTAAVEPYPFLEIGADLLELYQHHLAQREQIDYDEMILAAVQLLEGDRQCRQEWQQRVYGVFEDEAQDSTPLQSRLLRLLAEDNTTGQVNFVRVGDPNQAINSTFTAANPLFFNAFCDECAQQQAFYQMTQAGRSTPLVIRSANFLVNWVNHALKGQELPFRNQAIQPVSATNPQPGANPPPWGEGVEIARPATIFETVRELAARISQLLVEHPEASIAVLVRTNRQGEFLADLLRSPADFNNIVDLGAQGIPILDVSGIEQRSQVPRELLDILYFLHCPYSPEAVKAALSVLQERKRIPPQNLDRLAAQPEVFLYPGPLDPPAEEPVLKARHYCHRLLKARLELSLFPLITYCAQELGYDAAELATTDRLICQLAQQEPTQLWERIHPHWQELVAADRFDAVEMEDLHSRLVRSGQVTIMTMHRAKGLDWDAVFVPFLEERTLPGESWVAANTKFLSPEVDFIEVVRSQLRAYGHRQSLPDWQTAYQKAKEAKVAEEYRLLYVAMTRAKRLLWLAAAHQAPFNWQNFNWRGFYQLQDSAPCPFIPALEQKLKHHAKATPGDR; encoded by the coding sequence ATGAACTTGTTGTCACTCCCCGCCAGTGCCAGTCACCTCCTAAGGACGTTGCGTCCGGGTCAAAGGGAAATCAGTGAATGGCAAGGGGGTCTCTTGGCGGTATCGGCAGTGCCCGGAGCGGGTAAATCCCATGGCATGGCCGTAGGAGCAGCGATCGCCATCGCTCGCCAAAAACTCCATCAACAGCGGCAACTAGTCGTAGTCACCTATAGTCGTTCGGCGGCCGCCAATATCAAGGTGCGGATTCGCAAGTACCTACGGGAGATGGGGTTGCCCCGCAATGGTTTTAGTGTGCAGACCCTCCACAGTTTGGCCTTGAAAATTGCCACTAGCCATCCCACGGCAGGTCTGCGTTGGAGTGGCGAGAATTTAATGAGTGAGCATGAGCAGCGACGCCTATGTGTCACCTGTGTTAAGGAATGGGCGCGATCGCACCCCGACATCCTCGAGCAACTGATCCAAGGTTGCGATACCAGTCCTCTCAGCGACGTTGAACACGATGGCCGCAGGATTGCGCTGTTGACTGACATCTTGGTGAAGTTGGCACAAACCGTTATTAGCAGTGCCCGCAGTATGGCGTTGACACCCCATGATCTGCGGCAGTTGTCCCAGCAGTTGCGCCCCCAAAGTACAGCAGCAGTAGAACCCTATCCTTTTTTAGAGATTGGTGCCGACCTTTTGGAGCTATACCAGCACCATTTAGCGCAGCGAGAGCAAATTGACTACGATGAGATGATTTTGGCAGCGGTACAACTCCTAGAGGGCGATCGCCAGTGCCGCCAAGAATGGCAACAGCGGGTGTATGGCGTCTTTGAGGATGAGGCGCAGGACTCGACTCCCTTGCAATCGCGGTTACTGCGACTTCTAGCCGAGGACAACACCACAGGGCAAGTTAATTTTGTGCGGGTGGGGGATCCCAATCAAGCCATTAACTCCACGTTTACGGCGGCAAATCCTCTTTTTTTTAATGCATTCTGTGACGAATGTGCCCAGCAGCAGGCCTTCTATCAAATGACCCAAGCGGGGCGATCGACCCCATTAGTGATTCGATCAGCCAACTTTTTAGTGAACTGGGTCAATCATGCCCTCAAAGGTCAAGAACTCCCCTTTCGGAACCAAGCAATTCAGCCTGTCTCAGCGACGAACCCGCAACCGGGGGCAAACCCACCCCCTTGGGGCGAAGGGGTAGAAATTGCCCGACCTGCAACCATTTTCGAGACTGTGCGCGAGCTAGCAGCACGCATTTCTCAGCTCTTGGTAGAGCATCCTGAGGCCTCAATTGCCGTACTCGTGCGTACTAACCGCCAAGGGGAATTTCTCGCGGATCTGTTGCGCTCTCCTGCTGACTTCAACAACATTGTAGATCTGGGCGCTCAGGGAATTCCAATTCTGGATGTATCGGGAATTGAACAGCGATCGCAGGTTCCTAGAGAGTTGCTCGACATTCTCTACTTTCTCCACTGTCCCTATTCTCCCGAAGCGGTCAAAGCAGCCCTGAGTGTGCTTCAGGAGCGCAAACGCATTCCGCCACAAAATTTAGATCGCTTGGCAGCCCAGCCAGAGGTCTTTCTCTACCCCGGTCCTTTAGACCCTCCTGCCGAGGAACCGGTGCTCAAGGCACGGCACTACTGTCATCGTCTCCTCAAAGCTCGCTTGGAACTTTCCCTCTTTCCTCTAATTACCTATTGTGCTCAGGAATTGGGCTATGATGCCGCTGAATTGGCCACCACCGATCGCCTCATCTGCCAGTTGGCACAGCAGGAACCAACACAACTGTGGGAGCGCATTCATCCCCACTGGCAAGAGTTGGTGGCAGCGGATCGCTTTGACGCTGTTGAGATGGAAGACCTCCATAGCCGGTTGGTGCGTTCAGGGCAGGTAACAATCATGACCATGCACCGTGCCAAGGGTTTGGATTGGGATGCTGTCTTTGTCCCCTTTTTGGAGGAAAGAACCCTGCCCGGCGAGAGTTGGGTGGCGGCCAATACCAAGTTTCTCAGTCCAGAGGTGGATTTTATTGAAGTGGTGCGATCGCAACTGCGTGCCTACGGCCATCGGCAATCTCTTCCTGACTGGCAAACCGCCTATCAAAAAGCGAAAGAGGCCAAAGTTGCTGAGGAATATCGCCTGCTTTACGTGGCCATGACCCGTGCCAAGCGCTTACTCTGGTTGGCTGCTGCCCACCAAGCCCCCTTTAACTGGCAGAACTTTAATTGGCGAGGGTTTTATCAACTGCAAGACAGTGCCCCCTGCCCCTTTATCCCCGCCCTAGAACAGAAGCTAAAGCACCATGCAAAGGCTACTCCCGGCGATCGCTAA
- a CDS encoding ATP-dependent Clp protease ATP-binding subunit → MFERFTEKAIKVIMLAQEEARRLGHNFVGTEQILLGLIGEGTGVAAKVLRSMGVNLKDARIEVEKIIGRGSGFVAVEIPFTPRAKRVLELSLEEARQLGHNYIGTEHLLLGLIREGEGVAARVLENLGVDLSKVRTQVIRMLGETAEVAAGASQGRTKTPTLDEFGANLTQMAIDGKLDPVVGRQKEIERVIQILGRRTKNNPVLIGEPGVGKTAIAEGLAQRIANKDVPDILEDKRVVTLDIGLLVAGTKYRGEFEERLKKIMDEIRQAGNVILVIDEVHTLIGAGAAEGAIDAANILKPALARGELQCIGATTLDEYRKHIERDAALERRFQPVMVGEPSVEETIEILYGLRERYEKHHKLKISDEALEAAAKLSDRYISDRYLPDKAIDLIDEAGSRVRLINSQLPPAAKELDRELRQVLKEKDDAVRAQNFDKAGELRDREMELKAQIRAIAQQKKSESANGEEETPVVTEEDIAHIVASWTGVPVSKLTESESEKLLHMEETLHQRVIGQDEAVKAISRAIRRARVGLKNPNRPIASFIFSGPTGVGKTELTKALAAYFFGSEEAMIRLDMSEYMERHTVSKLIGSPPGYVGYNEGGQLTEAVRRRPYTVVLFDEIEKAHPDVFNLLLQILEDGRLTDSKGRTVDFKNTLLIMTSNIGSKVIEKGAGGLGFEFGTEDAAESQYNRIRSLVNEELKQYFRPEFLNRLDEIIVFRQLTKDEVKQIADILLKEVFSRLTEKGITLEVTERFKERLIDEGYNPSYGARPLRRAIMRLLEDTLAEEMLSGRIREGDTALIDVDESGQVKIQAQPRRELLPQAVE, encoded by the coding sequence ATGTTTGAACGGTTTACAGAAAAAGCCATTAAAGTCATCATGCTGGCACAGGAAGAGGCTCGCCGCCTCGGCCACAACTTTGTCGGTACTGAACAAATTCTTCTTGGACTGATTGGTGAAGGCACCGGTGTGGCTGCGAAAGTCCTACGTTCCATGGGCGTGAACCTCAAGGATGCCCGCATCGAAGTGGAAAAAATTATTGGCCGTGGGTCTGGTTTTGTCGCGGTGGAGATTCCCTTTACCCCCCGTGCCAAGCGAGTGTTGGAACTCTCCCTCGAAGAAGCCCGCCAACTAGGACACAACTATATTGGTACTGAGCACCTTCTCTTGGGGTTGATTCGCGAAGGGGAAGGGGTAGCGGCACGGGTTCTGGAAAATCTTGGCGTTGACCTGTCGAAAGTCCGCACCCAAGTGATTCGCATGCTGGGTGAAACCGCAGAAGTAGCCGCTGGTGCCAGCCAAGGACGCACCAAAACACCGACGCTGGACGAATTTGGTGCCAACCTCACCCAGATGGCCATTGATGGCAAGCTAGATCCCGTGGTGGGTCGGCAAAAAGAAATTGAGCGGGTGATTCAAATCCTTGGCCGCCGCACCAAAAATAACCCCGTGCTGATCGGTGAACCGGGGGTAGGTAAAACGGCGATCGCCGAAGGTCTTGCCCAGCGAATTGCCAACAAAGATGTTCCCGATATTCTCGAAGACAAGCGGGTAGTCACCCTTGATATTGGCTTGCTGGTGGCGGGCACCAAGTACCGCGGTGAGTTTGAAGAGCGGCTGAAGAAGATCATGGATGAGATCCGCCAAGCCGGTAACGTCATCCTCGTCATTGATGAGGTGCATACCCTCATTGGCGCTGGCGCAGCCGAGGGGGCGATTGATGCGGCCAATATCCTCAAACCCGCCTTGGCTCGTGGTGAATTGCAGTGCATTGGGGCCACCACCCTAGATGAGTACCGTAAACACATCGAACGGGATGCTGCCTTGGAGCGCCGCTTCCAACCGGTGATGGTGGGTGAACCCTCCGTTGAGGAAACCATTGAGATCCTCTACGGCCTGCGGGAACGCTATGAGAAGCACCACAAGCTGAAAATTTCCGATGAAGCCCTTGAGGCGGCAGCGAAGCTGTCTGATCGCTACATTAGCGATCGCTATCTGCCCGACAAGGCCATTGACCTCATTGACGAAGCCGGCTCACGGGTGCGCCTGATTAACTCGCAACTACCGCCGGCGGCCAAGGAACTGGATCGCGAACTACGGCAAGTACTCAAAGAAAAAGACGATGCCGTGCGTGCCCAAAACTTTGACAAAGCGGGTGAATTGCGCGATCGCGAGATGGAACTGAAAGCGCAAATCCGTGCCATTGCCCAGCAGAAAAAATCTGAAAGCGCCAATGGTGAAGAGGAAACCCCCGTCGTTACCGAAGAGGACATTGCCCACATTGTGGCCTCTTGGACAGGGGTACCTGTCAGCAAGCTCACCGAAAGTGAGTCGGAAAAACTGCTGCACATGGAGGAGACCCTGCACCAGCGGGTCATTGGCCAAGATGAAGCGGTGAAAGCCATCTCCCGTGCCATTCGCCGTGCCCGTGTTGGCCTGAAAAATCCCAACCGTCCTATTGCTAGCTTTATCTTTTCTGGGCCAACCGGTGTGGGTAAAACCGAGCTAACGAAAGCCTTGGCCGCCTACTTCTTTGGCTCTGAAGAGGCAATGATCCGCTTGGATATGTCCGAATACATGGAGCGCCACACCGTCTCCAAGCTCATTGGCTCACCCCCCGGCTATGTCGGCTACAACGAAGGTGGTCAACTGACCGAAGCCGTGCGGCGGCGTCCCTATACGGTGGTGCTTTTCGATGAAATTGAGAAAGCTCACCCCGATGTCTTTAACTTGCTGCTGCAAATTCTGGAGGATGGTCGCCTCACTGACTCTAAGGGTCGCACCGTTGACTTCAAGAACACCCTCTTGATCATGACCTCGAACATTGGCTCGAAGGTGATTGAGAAGGGCGCTGGCGGTCTTGGCTTTGAGTTTGGCACTGAGGATGCCGCCGAATCCCAGTACAACCGCATTCGCTCCTTGGTGAATGAGGAACTGAAGCAGTACTTCCGCCCCGAATTCCTCAACCGCCTTGATGAAATCATTGTCTTCCGTCAACTGACGAAGGACGAAGTCAAGCAAATTGCCGACATTCTCCTCAAGGAAGTGTTCTCGCGCCTGACAGAAAAAGGCATCACCTTAGAGGTGACCGAGCGCTTCAAAGAACGGCTCATTGATGAGGGCTATAACCCCAGCTATGGGGCACGACCACTGCGTCGCGCGATCATGCGTCTCCTAGAGGACACCCTTGCTGAGGAAATGCTCTCTGGACGGATTCGCGAAGGGGATACGGCTCTCATTGATGTGGATGAATCCGGTCAAGTGAAAATCCAAGCTCAACCTCGGCGTGAGCTGTTGCCCCAAGCGGTTGAGTAG
- a CDS encoding DUF3110 domain-containing protein, which yields MRVYVLLYNPGTENEGIHSLQLGDRNLILMFESEDDANRYAMLLEAQDFHPPSVVPIDAKEIEEFCESSGYTCHLVPEGFVPTNDAERLFLAPPERNVEETDWELENRVPPAAESEFSESELNQLRQQFEKLL from the coding sequence ATGCGCGTTTACGTGTTGCTCTACAACCCGGGAACTGAAAATGAGGGCATTCATTCTCTGCAACTGGGCGATCGCAACCTGATTCTCATGTTTGAAAGCGAAGACGATGCCAATCGGTATGCCATGCTCTTGGAGGCACAGGATTTTCATCCCCCCAGTGTCGTTCCCATTGATGCCAAGGAAATTGAAGAATTTTGCGAATCCTCCGGTTATACTTGTCACCTAGTGCCCGAAGGATTTGTCCCCACCAATGATGCTGAACGTCTCTTTTTGGCGCCCCCTGAACGCAACGTCGAAGAAACTGACTGGGAACTAGAAAATCGCGTACCCCCCGCTGCTGAGAGTGAGTTCTCCGAAAGTGAACTGAATCAGTTGCGCCAGCAATTTGAAAAGCTGCTGTAG
- a CDS encoding HAD family phosphatase produces the protein MANLSDFFAVEPSQRALIFDMDGVICHTMPYHIEAWRVYVDRTPELRQHINLEHLKQMGGKRNAELLPELLGRPVSEAEVQRWGAGKEAVFRELLAPHLELLPGLLPFLKSAKEKGYRLGLGTSACAANVELVLSCEGVGNFFDTVVMEQDVQRGKPDPECYLLVAERLQVLPQHCLVFEDAVAGVMAAVRAGMCCWGVLTTQSATALEAAGAAVCIEDFTDPRLQRLLS, from the coding sequence ATGGCTAATTTATCCGATTTCTTCGCGGTTGAGCCGTCTCAACGTGCCCTGATTTTTGATATGGATGGGGTCATCTGCCATACAATGCCCTATCACATTGAGGCGTGGCGAGTTTATGTCGATCGCACCCCAGAGCTGCGGCAGCACATTAACCTTGAACATTTGAAGCAGATGGGGGGTAAACGCAATGCCGAACTCCTCCCTGAATTGCTAGGACGACCGGTGAGTGAGGCGGAGGTACAACGTTGGGGGGCGGGCAAAGAAGCAGTGTTTCGGGAACTACTGGCGCCCCACCTAGAGCTACTGCCAGGGTTATTGCCCTTTCTCAAAAGTGCCAAGGAAAAGGGCTATCGCTTGGGTTTGGGCACCTCTGCCTGCGCTGCCAATGTCGAACTGGTGCTCTCCTGCGAGGGGGTGGGCAACTTTTTCGACACAGTCGTGATGGAGCAGGATGTGCAGCGGGGCAAGCCCGATCCAGAGTGCTATCTACTGGTGGCGGAGCGATTGCAGGTGTTGCCGCAGCATTGTCTTGTCTTTGAGGATGCAGTGGCGGGGGTGATGGCGGCAGTACGGGCAGGGATGTGCTGCTGGGGAGTCCTGACAACCCAATCGGCGACAGCGCTTGAAGCGGCGGGAGCAGCGGTCTGCATTGAGGATTTTACGGATCCGCGGCTCCAGAGGCTATTGTCCTAG
- a CDS encoding glycosyltransferase family 2 protein: protein MVRVCACLIVKNEVAHLARCLGSVQPWVDEIVVVDTGSTDETIAIARQFTERIFTFPWQDDFAAARNYSLEQATGDWILVIDADEVLVTLQEPPVPLGQQLEGSTFSAYQFLRREIGTGQQFSDFAIVRLFRNLPTLRYQGRFHEQLMSTAAEPLTIGTLETLRIDHYGYQPAQIQAKMRDRNIPILERIRASEGLPLNLLFALADMYDAVNNPTAADDCYQELFERLLPHLLTGQLPENAPGALPEILNQLGRRLLAIGDHETLQLLCQQSLVWFPTYPPLIDLAGRWLMALGFPLGATAYFEYCLELGRTNGYSKQMIFPLGYVREIAAEQLGRAYEALGDRERAAAAFAQAAAFRQEKEKKISNSC from the coding sequence ATGGTGCGGGTCTGTGCCTGTCTGATTGTCAAAAATGAGGTAGCCCATTTGGCACGCTGTCTGGGCAGTGTTCAGCCTTGGGTAGATGAGATCGTTGTTGTCGATACTGGGTCAACGGATGAAACGATCGCGATCGCGCGCCAGTTTACAGAGCGCATCTTTACCTTCCCTTGGCAGGATGATTTTGCCGCCGCGCGTAATTACTCCCTAGAGCAGGCCACGGGCGATTGGATTTTGGTGATTGATGCCGATGAGGTGCTCGTGACATTGCAGGAGCCACCTGTGCCCCTAGGGCAACAACTGGAGGGCAGCACTTTCAGTGCCTATCAATTCCTACGGCGGGAAATCGGCACGGGGCAGCAATTTTCTGACTTTGCGATTGTGCGACTCTTTCGCAACCTGCCGACGCTGCGCTATCAGGGACGCTTCCATGAGCAATTGATGTCCACAGCAGCAGAACCGCTGACCATTGGTACTCTGGAAACGCTGCGCATTGACCACTATGGCTATCAACCCGCACAAATTCAAGCCAAGATGCGCGATCGCAACATCCCGATTTTAGAACGCATCCGCGCCAGTGAAGGTTTGCCCTTGAATCTCCTTTTTGCCTTGGCGGATATGTACGACGCTGTGAATAACCCCACGGCTGCGGATGACTGCTACCAAGAACTTTTTGAGCGGCTCTTGCCCCATCTCCTCACCGGCCAACTGCCTGAGAATGCCCCCGGTGCACTGCCCGAAATTCTGAATCAACTCGGGCGGCGTCTGCTGGCTATCGGGGATCACGAAACATTGCAACTCCTATGTCAGCAAAGTCTGGTGTGGTTTCCCACCTATCCGCCCCTCATTGATTTGGCTGGGCGCTGGCTGATGGCCTTGGGATTTCCCTTGGGAGCAACGGCCTACTTTGAGTATTGCCTTGAACTGGGGCGCACCAATGGCTACAGCAAGCAGATGATTTTTCCCTTGGGCTATGTGCGCGAGATTGCGGCGGAACAACTAGGACGCGCCTATGAAGCCTTGGGCGATCGCGAGCGGGCGGCGGCAGCCTTTGCCCAAGCAGCAGCTTTTCGTCAAGAAAAAGAAAAAAAAATTAGCAATTCTTGTTAA
- a CDS encoding DUF4278 domain-containing protein yields MQLIYRGVKYETSDQHIPLVESGAKGLYRGAQWVGHKAAAPVPQANHVLCWRGVTYQTNGTPVTTTAPTTSAAPSVLPQRKRDSLAEAHRHAILKTLERRLQVARSQGNEDLISLLEEEWQQFA; encoded by the coding sequence ATGCAACTCATCTATCGCGGCGTTAAATACGAAACTTCTGACCAGCACATTCCCCTTGTTGAATCGGGTGCCAAGGGTCTCTACCGGGGGGCGCAATGGGTAGGGCACAAAGCGGCTGCACCGGTTCCTCAAGCGAATCATGTCCTCTGCTGGCGGGGGGTGACCTACCAAACGAACGGTACACCAGTTACCACAACCGCTCCGACGACGAGTGCTGCCCCATCTGTGCTTCCCCAGCGTAAGCGCGACTCCTTGGCCGAAGCTCATCGCCATGCGATTCTGAAAACTCTTGAGCGGCGGCTTCAGGTGGCGCGGAGTCAGGGCAACGAAGACCTCATCAGTCTGTTGGAAGAAGAGTGGCAGCAATTTGCCTAA
- a CDS encoding transglutaminase domain-containing protein — MPETAAEVYGEPLTSPLLDHEWRTIYPLGAYQIHGLAWVDPQALWLRQLPRLPFCQATLGASFLALDRVRGFILLINGENDHSEILNPYDLEPFLDADGLCLHRETLWFCRDTWLYRCHLPDWQVEKVLECRYPIYGVAVDDTGIYVACQKSGYIHCFDETGREQYRVSAPGIGFENLALRDGYLWVSDRLEQSIYCLDRQSGRIEWVALTPFAQPTAFTFDAAGRLWVAYGGEEPYLRDNPNNREAPLEIDHRDICLIHPLLYQTHREQHYTVSNGYLIEMAYVEEMSALDALHLDNLEWRIALPANSLRQKLLRVEPVGMPFRVETAGDQQVAVFEFPELRPYEARLFGWRAWLEVRGIKYHLTPADIDETLPLPPEFAAQYLVDNDELAMDQPIVQEAAREAVGTETNILRKMLKIRNYVYDRLSYAMRPTIETPDLVLKRGTGSCGEYVGVLLALARLNGIACRTVGRYKCPPHPQKRGIPLQPTYNHVWLEFYVPGVGWLPMESNPDDVVERGPYPTRFFMALPWYHVEAGKGIRFETTNYRDRGVRLGDLALNHVRFTIHGELPPSPA, encoded by the coding sequence ATGCCAGAGACAGCGGCAGAGGTTTATGGGGAGCCTCTAACATCCCCGTTGCTCGATCACGAGTGGCGCACCATTTATCCCTTAGGGGCTTACCAAATCCATGGTCTGGCATGGGTCGATCCCCAAGCTCTGTGGCTGCGACAACTGCCCCGTTTACCCTTTTGCCAAGCCACCCTTGGTGCCAGTTTCTTGGCCTTGGATCGGGTGCGGGGCTTTATTTTGCTCATTAATGGCGAAAACGACCACAGTGAGATTCTTAATCCCTACGATCTAGAGCCATTTCTCGATGCCGATGGTCTCTGTCTGCATCGGGAAACCCTTTGGTTTTGTCGCGACACATGGCTCTATCGCTGTCATCTCCCCGATTGGCAGGTGGAAAAGGTGCTGGAGTGCCGCTATCCCATTTACGGTGTGGCGGTGGATGATACAGGTATCTATGTAGCTTGCCAAAAGTCAGGCTACATCCACTGTTTTGACGAGACGGGGCGGGAGCAGTATCGCGTCAGTGCCCCTGGCATTGGTTTTGAAAACCTAGCCCTGAGGGATGGCTATCTGTGGGTGAGCGATCGCCTAGAGCAATCCATCTATTGTCTCGATCGCCAGAGTGGCCGTATTGAATGGGTGGCCTTGACCCCCTTTGCCCAGCCTACGGCTTTCACCTTTGATGCGGCGGGGCGATTGTGGGTGGCCTATGGCGGTGAGGAACCCTATCTGCGGGATAACCCCAACAACCGCGAAGCCCCCCTCGAAATTGATCACCGCGATATTTGTTTGATTCATCCCCTGCTCTACCAGACTCATAGGGAGCAGCATTACACCGTCTCCAATGGCTATCTGATTGAGATGGCCTACGTGGAAGAAATGTCTGCCCTTGATGCGCTGCACCTAGATAACCTCGAGTGGCGGATTGCTCTGCCGGCCAATTCTTTGCGGCAAAAACTCCTGCGGGTGGAACCCGTGGGCATGCCCTTTCGCGTGGAAACAGCGGGGGATCAGCAGGTGGCAGTGTTTGAGTTTCCCGAACTGCGTCCCTACGAGGCTCGCCTTTTTGGTTGGCGGGCTTGGCTAGAAGTCAGAGGCATTAAGTACCATCTCACGCCTGCTGACATTGATGAGACGCTACCGCTGCCGCCAGAATTTGCAGCACAGTATCTGGTGGATAACGATGAGTTGGCGATGGATCAACCCATTGTCCAGGAGGCAGCACGGGAAGCTGTGGGCACAGAGACCAATATCCTGCGCAAGATGCTCAAGATTCGTAACTATGTGTACGATCGCCTCAGCTATGCGATGCGACCCACGATTGAGACACCGGATTTGGTGTTGAAACGGGGAACGGGATCCTGTGGTGAGTACGTGGGGGTGCTTCTTGCCTTGGCGCGATTAAATGGCATTGCCTGCCGTACGGTGGGTCGCTACAAATGTCCCCCCCATCCCCAAAAGCGCGGTATTCCCCTCCAGCCCACCTATAACCATGTCTGGTTGGAATTTTATGTGCCGGGGGTTGGCTGGTTGCCCATGGAGTCGAACCCAGATGATGTGGTGGAGCGCGGTCCCTATCCGACACGGTTCTTTATGGCTCTCCCCTGGTACCACGTCGAAGCGGGCAAAGGGATTCGCTTTGAGACCACGAATTATCGCGATCGCGGGGTGCGCCTTGGAGACTTAGCCCTCAACCATGTGCGCTTCACGATTCACGGCGAGTTGCCCCCTAGTCCTGCCTAA